The sequence below is a genomic window from Paenibacillus silvisoli.
CAAGGTCACCAAGTCGATCGGCTGGCTGTTTTCACCAAGATCCACCATCGCATCAAACAGCAGCTGGTGCGACGGCAAATAGAAATCTTCGCTCCGCAGCCGCTCCATCGCCGTAATCAACGCTTCCGTTTGCAATAAGACAGCGCCTAGTACCGCTTGTTCGGCTTCCATATTCTGCGGCGGCACGCGGTCAAACATCATCTCATCACTCATTGGTTCGCAAGACTCCCCTTTTGTTTGCTATTATTCCTCCGTTGCATGTACGCTCAGCTTCGCTTTTACTTCCGGGTGCAGCTTAACCGCTACATGCGTAACGCCAAGCGTCCGGATCGGCTCCTCGAGCTCGATTTTGCGTTTGTCGATCTTGACGCCCATCGCTTCAAGCGACTCGGCGATTTGCTTGCTCGTAATCGCGCCGAACAGGCGGCCGCCTTCGCCGGCTTTCGTCTTTACGACGACCTTCATCGCTTCCAAACGCTCAGCCAGCGCCTTCGCGTCTTCTTTTTCCTTATCTTTCTTCTTCTTCTCCGCCGCGTTCTGAAGCTCCATCGTCTTCAAATTGCCGTCCGAAGCCGGCTTTGCCAAGTTCTTCGGAAACAGGAAATTGCGCACGTAGCCTTCCGACAGTTCCTTTACTTCACCTTTCTTACCTTGCCCCTTCACATCTTGCAAAAAAATTACCTTCATTCGAATAACCCCTCTTCCTTATCGAGTTCTTGCAGCACTTGCTTAAGGCGCTGCGCCGCTTCCATTACCGTTCCTTCGAGCTGCGCCGCGGCATTGGTCAAATGACCTCCGCCGCCCATCCGCTCCATGACCACCTGCACGTTCATATGGCCGAGCGAGCGGGCGCTTATGCCGATCAAACCGTCCGGGCGCTCCCCAATGACGAACGATGCAAGCACGTCGGTCATGTTGAGCAGCGTATCCGCCGTCTGTGCGATAAGCAGCTGCGAATATTGCCGCCCTTGCTCCGTCATCGCGATGGCGATATGCTCATACACGATTTCGGC
It includes:
- the rplI gene encoding 50S ribosomal protein L9 → MKVIFLQDVKGQGKKGEVKELSEGYVRNFLFPKNLAKPASDGNLKTMELQNAAEKKKKDKEKEDAKALAERLEAMKVVVKTKAGEGGRLFGAITSKQIAESLEAMGVKIDKRKIELEEPIRTLGVTHVAVKLHPEVKAKLSVHATEE